One Alphaproteobacteria bacterium LSUCC0396 genomic region harbors:
- a CDS encoding hydantoinase B/oxoprolinase family protein, protein MTSNVDPITLEVFQNALASIADELALVIMRSAYSNIVRDSMDYSTAVCDHKGLTIAQGLTTPVHLGSFPHAMRSLIEAYEGKMSPGDIFIFNDPYEAGGMHLPDFYVIKPVFVQDRLEGYVATLAHQIDVGGIAPGGMGVFSQEIFQEGLRIPILKLFDKGHANEAIFSLIKINTRMPDSLMGDLRAQVSACTTGDKGMISLVNKYGGDSFREHCEALHDYAEKIIRKQIAELPDGRYAYEDYLDGVGENPEPIKFCVSVNIKGNHVEIDWTGTSPQVKAAINGPLPTTHAMSYLGVRCAIATQMPNCEGYMRAISVTAPKGSIVNPFEPAACGARGIICFRMFDTLLGAFSQVVPDRIPAANEGGSTAPHIAGRDIHNKPFMVSGGLMGCWGGNESCDGMEGISNPAANLGNTPIELLESRQPIEITKYAFITNSGGPGSQRGGVALVRGYRLLEEAAELVVRSDRRSVPPYGLGDGFPGTPSWNVIYSDGNQKLLPACPMEAVPMKKGDEFVHYQAGAGGYGDPLNRDPKKVLRDTMNELFSLDYAAEVYGVIIENDQVSSEETAKKRKILRADKSHKVAYLRHFHEAIGVDFSNWQPHFINKS, encoded by the coding sequence ATGACTTCAAATGTTGATCCTATTACCTTAGAGGTTTTTCAAAATGCCCTCGCATCTATTGCAGATGAATTAGCGTTAGTGATCATGAGGTCAGCCTATTCAAATATCGTCCGTGACTCGATGGACTATTCAACAGCGGTTTGTGACCACAAAGGGCTTACAATAGCTCAGGGACTTACTACTCCTGTTCATCTTGGTTCCTTTCCACATGCAATGCGAAGTTTAATTGAGGCTTATGAAGGTAAGATGTCACCGGGCGACATTTTTATTTTCAATGATCCCTATGAAGCTGGCGGTATGCACTTGCCAGATTTTTATGTGATAAAGCCTGTTTTTGTTCAAGATAGATTAGAGGGCTATGTTGCAACACTTGCTCATCAGATCGATGTTGGCGGAATCGCACCTGGTGGTATGGGAGTTTTCTCACAAGAAATATTTCAGGAAGGACTTAGAATTCCAATACTGAAGCTTTTTGACAAAGGTCACGCAAATGAGGCTATCTTCAGTTTAATAAAGATAAATACGCGGATGCCTGACAGCCTTATGGGGGATCTGCGCGCACAGGTTTCTGCCTGCACCACGGGTGACAAAGGAATGATTTCACTTGTCAATAAGTATGGCGGTGATTCATTTCGCGAACACTGCGAAGCTCTACACGATTACGCCGAAAAAATTATCCGCAAACAAATTGCTGAACTACCTGATGGCAGGTATGCATATGAGGATTATCTTGATGGAGTTGGAGAAAATCCAGAGCCAATAAAATTTTGTGTTTCTGTGAATATTAAAGGAAATCATGTAGAGATTGATTGGACGGGGACATCTCCTCAGGTCAAAGCAGCGATTAACGGGCCACTGCCAACAACGCACGCAATGTCATACCTTGGCGTTCGCTGTGCAATAGCAACGCAAATGCCAAATTGCGAAGGCTACATGCGTGCCATCTCGGTTACGGCTCCTAAAGGTTCGATTGTTAACCCCTTTGAGCCTGCGGCTTGCGGTGCCAGGGGAATAATATGTTTTAGGATGTTTGATACCTTGTTGGGAGCTTTTTCACAAGTTGTGCCTGATCGAATTCCTGCTGCTAATGAGGGTGGATCTACTGCTCCACATATTGCTGGACGTGATATTCACAACAAACCATTTATGGTGTCGGGTGGTTTAATGGGTTGTTGGGGCGGTAACGAATCTTGTGATGGAATGGAGGGTATTTCAAACCCTGCCGCTAACCTCGGCAACACCCCTATCGAACTTTTGGAAAGTCGGCAGCCTATTGAAATTACTAAGTACGCTTTTATCACCAATTCTGGCGGTCCTGGTTCTCAGCGGGGTGGTGTTGCGCTTGTTCGTGGCTACCGATTATTAGAGGAGGCAGCGGAGCTTGTGGTCCGTTCTGATAGGCGCTCCGTGCCACCTTATGGGCTTGGTGATGGATTTCCGGGGACACCGTCTTGGAATGTCATTTATTCCGATGGAAATCAGAAACTTTTACCAGCCTGTCCAATGGAAGCGGTGCCAATGAAAAAGGGTGATGAGTTTGTTCACTATCAGGCAGGTGCCGGGGGATATGGTGACCCGTTGAACAGAGATCCTAAAAAGGTGCTACGTGATACCATGAATGAATTATTTAGTTTGGATTATGCAGCAGAGGTTTACGGTGTGATAATTGAAAACGACCAGGTATCTTCGGAAGAAACGGCTAAAAAAAGGAAAATTTTAAGAGCTGATAAAAGCCATAAAGTCGCGTACCTGCGGCATTTTCACGAGGCTATAGGTGTCGATTTTTCCAATTGGCAGCCACATTTCATCAACAAAAGCTAA
- a CDS encoding dienelactone hydrolase family protein, with protein sequence MLSIRLLFTATLLSLCVVKGLVAEPIFHEKHYPKGDGPFPAVIALHTSGGFKTVKHLIQRYVDDGFVVYAPDFFTRHDLGPENRMETFSTYRKVIEGELDDIVELAKNDPKVQKQNVFAVGFSNGGFWATYLAGKKRVRAAASHYGVWKAKKGKLDWEKQPYPKDYVTGSSNPILALHGADDKTQKLKWAEEAWRKIKRVNSSFETHVYAGADHAWDRQGHKKYAYNAEVDRDSHKRTVAFFKKFMNKTASSGN encoded by the coding sequence ATGTTGTCCATTCGTCTTTTATTCACAGCAACCCTTCTTAGTTTGTGCGTAGTAAAAGGATTAGTTGCTGAGCCAATTTTTCACGAAAAGCATTATCCAAAGGGAGATGGGCCGTTTCCAGCTGTAATTGCACTGCACACTAGCGGTGGGTTCAAGACCGTAAAGCACCTCATTCAACGTTATGTGGATGATGGATTCGTGGTCTATGCGCCAGACTTTTTTACGCGACACGACCTAGGTCCGGAGAACCGGATGGAAACGTTCTCAACGTACCGCAAAGTGATCGAGGGTGAGTTAGATGATATTGTCGAACTCGCTAAGAATGACCCAAAGGTGCAAAAACAAAACGTGTTTGCGGTTGGCTTTTCAAATGGAGGGTTCTGGGCAACCTATCTGGCGGGCAAGAAGCGCGTTCGAGCAGCTGCTAGTCACTATGGAGTATGGAAGGCTAAGAAGGGCAAGCTGGATTGGGAAAAACAGCCATATCCGAAAGACTATGTGACAGGGTCAAGTAACCCTATCCTTGCTCTCCACGGAGCAGATGATAAGACGCAGAAATTGAAATGGGCCGAAGAGGCATGGCGAAAAATAAAACGAGTGAACTCAAGTTTTGAGACGCATGTCTACGCTGGTGCTGATCATGCTTGGGATCGACAGGGACATAAGAAGTACGCCTACAACGCTGAAGTGGACCGAGACTCCCACAAGCGCACCGTTGCCTTCTTTAAGAAGTTCATGAACAAAACAGCGTCTTCTGGTAATTGA
- a CDS encoding carbon-nitrogen hydrolase family protein has protein sequence MPKKLNVAVIQSPGCLVGPQARVDWLAKAMLEHANQPYDLVVLPELFQSGYCIGDKVTKHAESSDGPFAMEVAKLAQKHDTAILYGYSERQGQALFNSAQCIEKSGKVIGHHRKLILPPGFEGNHFTPGKICKLFDIDGFKVGILICYDLEFPENLRHMALQGADLVVVPTALGAQWGVVSEKVVPTRAFENGIYICYANSSGHENGMEFFGGSCIVSPDGRDIVRAGNKPELLYARIEKSAVAAAKERLPYLTDRLKLPWVLADSL, from the coding sequence ATGCCAAAAAAGCTCAACGTTGCGGTGATTCAAAGTCCTGGGTGTTTGGTTGGTCCTCAAGCGCGTGTGGATTGGTTGGCAAAAGCTATGCTTGAGCATGCAAACCAGCCGTATGATCTGGTTGTGCTTCCAGAACTTTTCCAGAGTGGCTATTGCATTGGTGATAAGGTTACTAAACATGCAGAATCCTCTGACGGACCATTCGCAATGGAAGTGGCTAAACTTGCGCAGAAGCACGACACTGCAATTCTATACGGATATTCAGAACGACAGGGACAAGCTCTTTTTAATAGCGCACAGTGTATCGAAAAAAGTGGAAAAGTCATTGGACATCATCGAAAGCTCATACTGCCTCCTGGGTTCGAGGGAAATCATTTTACCCCGGGTAAAATTTGCAAATTATTTGATATTGACGGCTTCAAGGTTGGAATCTTGATTTGTTACGATCTTGAATTTCCCGAAAACTTGCGACATATGGCGTTGCAGGGCGCTGATCTGGTCGTAGTGCCTACAGCATTGGGGGCGCAATGGGGCGTAGTGTCTGAAAAAGTTGTCCCTACGCGAGCTTTTGAGAATGGCATATATATTTGTTATGCAAACTCTTCTGGGCATGAGAATGGCATGGAATTTTTTGGCGGTAGCTGTATCGTTTCGCCAGACGGTCGAGACATAGTACGCGCCGGAAACAAACCAGAATTGTTATATGCTCGTATTGAAAAGTCTGCTGTAGCCGCTGCAAAAGAGCGTTTGCCATACCTTACGGATCGGCTAAAATTACCTTGGGTGCTAGCAGATAGCTTGTGA
- a CDS encoding M24 family metallopeptidase produces MLAEAKLRTQNLQAKMLEKGIQKAVFTDESSMAYLAGFWGYLGIEFGRPSMLVIDANEPPIIITPLMESEMVDEMTWVEDIRVWEDIGQRTWWRALAEALGDKPAEIWIEKASIPAIVRNHLDETYPDAALRDISPILGGMRTIKSPFEIQVMQKAGQIAGAMMAAAHNSLREGGREFECALAVIEAGSHKAAEFLTAKGWDRFVSPMIHNLQIMQSGKDASMVHRRASVKTLEKFDPVYFCFCNMAQFKQYKLGFDRMFHIGDVKDEDRKVQLAAIEAQQAAIAAIRPNVLAEDVAAAANEVYRERGYETGYRTGRSIGVAYLEAPELKEGDKTVLQPGMTFAVDGGISVDGVTAGRIGDSIVVTETGAEYLTHYPREILLSKG; encoded by the coding sequence ATGCTCGCAGAAGCAAAACTACGCACCCAAAATCTTCAAGCCAAAATGCTAGAAAAGGGTATCCAAAAGGCAGTCTTCACTGATGAGAGTTCAATGGCGTATCTGGCTGGGTTCTGGGGTTATCTTGGAATTGAATTTGGTCGACCCAGTATGCTTGTCATAGATGCAAACGAGCCACCAATTATCATCACACCGTTAATGGAGTCGGAAATGGTTGATGAAATGACTTGGGTAGAAGATATCCGCGTTTGGGAGGATATTGGCCAACGTACTTGGTGGCGCGCTCTTGCTGAAGCCTTGGGAGATAAACCAGCCGAAATTTGGATCGAAAAAGCGTCTATTCCAGCCATTGTTCGCAATCATTTAGATGAAACATACCCAGATGCTGCACTGAGAGATATTTCACCAATTCTCGGAGGCATGCGAACAATCAAGTCACCTTTTGAAATTCAAGTGATGCAAAAGGCGGGACAAATTGCTGGCGCAATGATGGCGGCTGCGCATAATAGCCTGCGTGAAGGTGGTCGCGAGTTTGAGTGTGCATTGGCTGTCATAGAGGCAGGTTCGCACAAAGCCGCGGAATTTTTAACCGCCAAAGGCTGGGATCGCTTCGTTTCACCGATGATCCACAATCTACAAATCATGCAAAGCGGCAAAGACGCGTCGATGGTCCATCGACGTGCAAGTGTAAAGACTTTAGAGAAATTCGATCCAGTCTATTTCTGTTTTTGTAATATGGCCCAGTTCAAACAGTATAAACTTGGCTTTGACCGAATGTTTCACATCGGTGATGTCAAAGACGAAGACCGCAAGGTACAACTGGCTGCAATCGAGGCTCAGCAAGCTGCGATTGCTGCGATCCGCCCCAATGTTCTAGCTGAGGATGTTGCTGCTGCTGCCAACGAGGTCTATCGTGAGCGAGGCTACGAGACCGGTTATCGCACAGGTCGATCAATCGGTGTTGCCTATCTGGAAGCACCAGAGCTTAAAGAAGGTGACAAAACGGTTTTGCAGCCGGGCATGACCTTTGCGGTTGATGGGGGTATTTCGGTTGATGGTGTCACAGCCGGCCGGATTGGTGATTCAATTGTCGTTACGGAAACGGGCGCAGAGTACCTAACACATTATCCTCGCGAAATTCTTCTTAGCAAAGGCTAA
- a CDS encoding MFS transporter: MNKRSTLTMFFSATFLQAGAYGLTFMLPRLFEGLGSNEKAVGTVLMLTALSTLASVYYVGHLCDVLGRVKMLVLGCVAIAIALFFYGVADTVGGLSLMASLLLGFGWGTTYAVCPVVLTQLITDELRVRFFTLLSIAVMAGFGLSPVLAAFLETLGRTVNMAFYVTSALCLIAALMFLLIDRSIKTHSLATDTPQKSKVTLKTIVAVFKSTAWRPVTMVFIGASVFAGVTNFQTVFADERGLDYSDYFLIYTFTVVIFRFVLARFSGGKNPYLTISVLQYLMCGSVIMFGFIAGNHYQYWLFAVLFGVGYGVSYPILVAMAAKDAPKDLVAQTLQIFAFTYFAGIFGFPLIAGWMIVELGSISLLLLVSFLASIEASLALQRALFSK; encoded by the coding sequence ATGAATAAAAGATCAACACTTACGATGTTCTTTTCTGCTACCTTCCTGCAAGCGGGTGCGTATGGCTTGACTTTTATGCTCCCGAGGCTGTTTGAGGGGCTTGGCTCAAATGAGAAAGCCGTGGGCACAGTGCTGATGCTCACAGCTTTATCAACCTTAGCAAGCGTCTACTATGTGGGTCACCTCTGTGACGTTCTCGGAAGAGTTAAAATGCTGGTATTAGGCTGTGTAGCTATTGCCATCGCATTGTTTTTTTATGGTGTGGCAGACACTGTCGGCGGCTTAAGCCTTATGGCCAGCTTACTACTTGGGTTTGGTTGGGGCACCACATATGCTGTCTGTCCAGTGGTTCTTACACAACTTATAACCGATGAATTAAGGGTTAGGTTTTTCACGTTATTGTCTATCGCCGTTATGGCTGGATTTGGATTGTCACCAGTTCTCGCTGCTTTTTTAGAAACACTTGGCAGGACCGTCAACATGGCATTCTACGTAACATCTGCATTGTGTCTTATTGCCGCATTAATGTTTTTATTGATAGACCGATCCATTAAGACGCATTCTTTGGCCACCGACACACCGCAAAAGTCAAAAGTTACTCTTAAAACCATTGTAGCAGTATTTAAATCAACGGCTTGGCGCCCTGTCACTATGGTCTTCATTGGCGCTAGCGTTTTTGCCGGTGTTACAAACTTCCAAACTGTTTTTGCTGATGAGCGTGGATTAGATTATTCAGACTACTTCTTAATTTACACATTCACGGTGGTAATTTTCCGGTTTGTGCTTGCTCGATTTAGCGGAGGTAAAAATCCATACCTAACCATCTCGGTATTGCAATATTTGATGTGCGGTAGCGTTATAATGTTTGGCTTTATCGCTGGAAACCATTACCAATATTGGCTATTTGCAGTTTTGTTCGGGGTTGGGTACGGTGTATCTTACCCTATCCTAGTGGCCATGGCGGCCAAAGACGCTCCTAAGGATTTAGTTGCACAAACACTACAGATTTTTGCTTTCACTTACTTTGCCGGTATTTTCGGATTTCCACTGATTGCTGGTTGGATGATTGTGGAACTAGGTTCTATTAGTTTGTTATTGCTAGTCTCGTTTCTTGCGTCGATTGAAGCTAGCCTGGCATTGCAGCGGGCGTTATTTAGTAAATAG
- a CDS encoding asparaginase: MTKPLIALPSNLPSPLNVHVNRNGFKESLHEIDVAVCDADGSVILGMGDVESVIFPRSAMKPLQSIALIELLRTLQDIPEFTDAEVALICASHNGETLHTDAVQGLLGKFDISVDDLICGAHWSMHQETLVSQVRAMHEPHKVHNNCSGKHAGMLILSKLMSGKTFGYANLTNAAQQQILGTLEFMTGLDLMQYPHGVDGCGAPVFSAPLGNWARAFALFAGGGDLTDARHEACQRIRKSIAAEPLLIAGHGRACSAINAAYGEAITVKTGAEGVYSAAFHDLGLGAVVKARDGNKRGAEVAIGAVIRALGYPIENSVKGFFQPTLLNWAGDEVGDITTPDFVCDDVDKASE, from the coding sequence ATGACCAAGCCCTTGATTGCATTGCCTAGCAATTTGCCAAGCCCTTTAAATGTCCATGTTAACAGAAATGGCTTCAAAGAGAGCTTGCATGAGATCGACGTGGCAGTTTGCGATGCTGATGGTTCAGTCATATTGGGCATGGGTGATGTCGAGAGTGTTATCTTTCCGCGTTCAGCAATGAAACCACTTCAGTCGATTGCATTGATCGAGCTGCTAAGAACCCTGCAAGATATTCCTGAATTTACAGATGCTGAGGTCGCCCTGATTTGTGCAAGTCACAACGGTGAGACACTGCACACAGACGCCGTGCAAGGTTTGCTTGGTAAGTTCGATATATCTGTTGATGATCTCATTTGCGGTGCACACTGGTCGATGCATCAGGAGACGTTGGTGTCTCAGGTCAGAGCCATGCATGAGCCTCATAAGGTCCACAATAACTGCAGCGGTAAACATGCTGGGATGTTGATCTTATCCAAACTTATGAGTGGTAAAACATTCGGTTATGCTAACCTAACGAATGCGGCTCAGCAGCAAATCCTCGGTACGTTAGAATTCATGACCGGTTTGGACCTGATGCAGTATCCTCATGGCGTAGATGGCTGCGGCGCACCTGTGTTCTCTGCGCCATTGGGTAATTGGGCAAGAGCGTTTGCTCTATTTGCTGGCGGTGGTGATCTGACAGATGCGAGGCATGAGGCTTGCCAAAGGATACGCAAGAGTATCGCTGCAGAGCCATTGCTCATTGCCGGTCATGGCAGAGCATGTAGCGCAATCAACGCGGCCTATGGTGAAGCTATAACCGTCAAAACAGGTGCTGAGGGCGTTTACTCGGCTGCATTTCATGACCTTGGACTTGGTGCCGTCGTTAAAGCAAGAGATGGCAACAAAAGAGGAGCTGAAGTTGCGATTGGTGCAGTAATTAGGGCTTTAGGGTATCCCATCGAAAACTCTGTAAAGGGGTTCTTTCAACCGACGCTGCTAAACTGGGCGGGTGATGAGGTTGGTGACATCACAACGCCTGACTTCGTTTGTGATGACGTAGACAAAGCATCAGAATAA
- a CDS encoding NAD(P)/FAD-dependent oxidoreductase: MKYSSCQIAIIGTGIVGIATAYYLAKNHGLTDIVLIDRNQPMTFTSAQSGENYRNWWPHPIMVAFTNRSIDLLEDIATESNNLIKMNRRGYSLVTRNTDIDEIIKQLHAGLGATADDLIRYHTSSASPQYQSPVDPDWESAPSGVDILQNQDLIRRIFPSYALDIQTVIHIRRGGDISGQQLGMHMLETLKGTELTRITGSVEGIDQLNGFLIEINGKEGVQHIQADKIVNAAGPFADNIAKMLDVDLPIYNTFQQKIAFEDRAQAIPRDMPFSIDLDGQNIDWSDDDRAMLLEEPKFRWLAEAMPGSIHCRPDGGDKGNWVKLGWAYNENPATATWEPPLDDNFPDIVLRGAARLNPKLKDYYGQLPRTMHHYGGWYSMTDVNWPLIGPMGPEGAFMNCAQSGFGTMAACASGELCAAWVAGAKLPAYSHAFSLARADDAVLMQTLRESAKGVL, from the coding sequence GTGAAATACTCATCCTGCCAAATTGCTATCATTGGGACAGGCATCGTTGGAATTGCCACGGCTTATTACCTTGCCAAGAATCATGGATTGACAGACATCGTCTTAATTGACCGCAATCAGCCAATGACGTTCACATCGGCGCAATCTGGCGAGAACTACCGAAATTGGTGGCCACATCCTATTATGGTTGCATTCACAAACCGTAGTATTGATCTGCTCGAAGATATTGCTACCGAGAGCAACAACCTCATCAAAATGAACCGCCGTGGCTATTCGTTAGTCACACGCAATACCGATATTGATGAGATCATTAAGCAGTTACATGCAGGGCTTGGAGCCACAGCCGATGACTTGATACGTTATCACACATCAAGCGCAAGCCCACAGTATCAATCACCTGTTGATCCAGATTGGGAAAGTGCACCGAGCGGCGTTGATATCCTGCAAAATCAGGATCTCATACGTCGTATATTCCCATCATATGCCCTAGACATTCAAACAGTCATCCACATCAGGCGGGGCGGTGACATCAGTGGCCAACAACTGGGTATGCACATGTTGGAGACGCTAAAAGGAACTGAATTAACACGGATCACTGGCTCTGTTGAGGGGATTGACCAATTGAACGGCTTCCTTATCGAGATCAATGGAAAAGAAGGCGTACAGCACATACAAGCTGACAAGATTGTCAATGCAGCAGGACCGTTCGCAGATAATATTGCAAAGATGCTGGATGTCGATCTGCCAATCTATAACACTTTCCAGCAAAAGATTGCGTTTGAGGATCGTGCACAAGCAATCCCGCGCGATATGCCTTTTTCGATTGATCTGGATGGCCAGAACATTGATTGGTCAGACGATGATCGCGCTATGTTATTGGAAGAACCAAAGTTTCGCTGGCTTGCTGAAGCGATGCCTGGCTCGATACACTGTCGACCTGACGGTGGCGACAAAGGAAATTGGGTCAAACTCGGCTGGGCGTATAATGAGAACCCCGCGACCGCCACATGGGAACCGCCACTTGATGATAATTTCCCTGACATCGTTTTGCGCGGGGCTGCTCGTCTAAACCCCAAGCTGAAAGACTATTACGGGCAGTTGCCAAGAACCATGCATCATTATGGTGGCTGGTACTCCATGACCGATGTAAATTGGCCCCTTATCGGGCCAATGGGGCCTGAAGGCGCGTTCATGAATTGTGCACAATCCGGCTTTGGGACGATGGCGGCTTGTGCGAGCGGCGAGCTTTGTGCAGCTTGGGTTGCTGGGGCCAAACTCCCGGCTTACAGCCACGCTTTTTCCTTGGCCCGCGCGGATGATGCAGTTCTTATGCAAACATTGCGCGAGAGTGCGAAAGGGGTTCTTTAA
- a CDS encoding amidohydrolase family protein: MHIYGSSNRFPPETTNGLCNRAQLHHYLAFRKELNLSRTVYVQPSHYKRDNSCMLEAMASDPAEARGVAVVGGEAATSEFKRLNDIGVRGARFSFLFSGCLTYEELNPAANRIADFNWHAQLQLDGNELPLLERQLKALPVPIVIDHLGRIPVTGSINSDAHSALYRLLDNGKCWVKLSAPYHISNDTTGNCSDVAPLARYLITNYPDRLLWGSNWPHPNALSNLPDDKRLLQLFCEWCANDKIIHQILVENPERLYDFAQVAG; the protein is encoded by the coding sequence ATGCACATTTATGGGTCATCTAATAGGTTCCCACCTGAAACGACAAATGGGCTGTGTAATCGTGCTCAATTGCATCACTACCTGGCTTTTCGTAAGGAGCTCAACCTTTCGAGGACAGTTTATGTCCAGCCTAGCCATTATAAACGCGACAACAGTTGTATGCTTGAAGCTATGGCGTCTGACCCAGCTGAAGCGCGTGGCGTTGCGGTTGTAGGCGGTGAGGCGGCGACATCTGAATTCAAACGACTGAATGATATTGGGGTTCGTGGTGCAAGGTTCAGTTTTCTGTTCTCTGGGTGCCTGACCTACGAAGAGTTAAACCCGGCCGCAAATCGGATTGCAGATTTCAATTGGCACGCCCAATTACAGTTAGATGGCAATGAACTGCCTTTATTAGAACGCCAACTGAAGGCGTTACCTGTTCCAATTGTTATAGATCATCTTGGCCGGATACCAGTAACTGGTAGCATCAATAGCGATGCGCATTCAGCATTGTATCGCTTGTTAGACAACGGTAAATGTTGGGTTAAGCTGTCTGCCCCTTACCACATTTCAAATGACACAACAGGCAATTGCAGTGATGTAGCCCCCTTGGCAAGATATCTGATAACCAATTATCCGGATAGATTATTGTGGGGCAGCAACTGGCCACATCCAAACGCCCTCTCTAATCTTCCTGACGATAAACGGCTTTTGCAACTATTTTGTGAATGGTGTGCAAACGATAAAATCATCCACCAGATATTAGTAGAAAACCCCGAGCGACTATATGACTTTGCTCAAGTTGCCGGATGA
- a CDS encoding ABC transporter ATP-binding protein/permease: protein MADKPVLGTVIKLWPYIWPHDRPSLKRLVLIAVLLLIAAKLVTATVPFFFKYVTDSLAGNVLDLPYLPLFLLTPLMLILGFVAARIVSIAFNQLRDALFARVSQHAVRQLALQAFQHMHQLSLRFHLQRRTGGLSRVIERGTKGIESVVRYTVLSTLPVIFEFALYAGIFFYNFGIAYVVVIAVTVVSYSVFTVKTSDWRTVIRREMNRADTEANTRAVDSLLNYETVKYFTNEKTELMRFDQAIAQYEKAGVRTSTSLGWLNFGQAAIFSLGMMASMLLSANAVMLGEQTIGDFVLIHLFLIQLSQPLAFIGGVYREIRQSLTDIELLFGLLETPAEITDAPDATMLSVQSGAIRFDDVHFHYTADRPILRGISFDVPAGKTLAIVGQSGAGKSTISRLLCRFYDVTAGAISIDDQDIRSVTATSLREAIGVVPQDTVLFNASIGYNIHYGRLAASADEVWKAAESAKIDTFIKSLPGGLATEVGERGLKLSGGEKQRVAIARTVLKGPPILILDEATSSLDTKTEQDINQALDRVSRGRTAVIIAHRLSTIVNADEIIVLDQGRIAERGTHRNLMAKKGLYQKMWSRQQAVQQVEEKLQSLS from the coding sequence ATGGCTGATAAGCCTGTTTTAGGCACAGTGATCAAGCTATGGCCATATATCTGGCCGCATGATCGCCCCAGCCTGAAACGTCTGGTACTCATCGCGGTGCTGTTGCTGATCGCCGCCAAACTAGTCACGGCAACGGTTCCATTCTTCTTTAAATATGTCACTGACAGTCTGGCGGGCAATGTGCTTGATTTGCCCTATTTGCCATTATTCCTGTTAACGCCGTTGATGCTGATCCTTGGGTTTGTCGCGGCGCGGATCGTCAGCATTGCGTTTAACCAGCTTCGCGACGCGTTATTTGCCCGGGTTAGCCAGCATGCGGTGCGCCAGTTGGCATTACAGGCCTTTCAGCACATGCATCAATTATCGCTGCGGTTTCATCTACAGCGGCGGACTGGCGGCCTGTCGCGGGTCATTGAGCGTGGCACCAAAGGCATTGAGAGTGTCGTGCGCTATACGGTTTTGTCAACGCTGCCGGTGATTTTTGAATTCGCCCTCTATGCCGGTATTTTCTTTTATAATTTCGGCATCGCCTACGTGGTGGTGATCGCGGTTACTGTTGTTAGCTATAGTGTTTTCACGGTGAAAACGAGTGATTGGCGAACCGTAATTCGCCGCGAGATGAACCGGGCTGATACCGAGGCTAATACCCGCGCGGTTGACTCGCTTCTCAATTATGAAACCGTCAAATATTTCACCAATGAAAAGACTGAGCTGATGCGCTTTGATCAGGCCATCGCGCAATATGAAAAGGCTGGGGTGCGCACCTCTACATCGCTTGGATGGCTGAATTTTGGACAAGCCGCGATTTTCTCGCTTGGGATGATGGCCTCGATGCTGCTTTCGGCAAATGCCGTGATGCTTGGTGAACAGACGATTGGTGACTTTGTTTTGATCCATCTGTTTTTAATCCAGCTATCGCAGCCGCTTGCCTTTATTGGCGGGGTTTACCGTGAAATCCGGCAATCGCTGACCGATATCGAGCTGTTGTTTGGTTTGCTGGAAACGCCTGCAGAAATTACTGATGCGCCCGATGCGACGATGTTGTCTGTGCAATCCGGTGCGATCCGCTTTGATGATGTGCATTTCCATTATACCGCCGATCGGCCAATTCTGCGTGGTATTAGCTTTGATGTGCCAGCAGGTAAGACGCTAGCGATTGTTGGGCAGTCTGGTGCCGGAAAATCGACCATTTCGCGTTTGCTGTGCCGTTTTTATGACGTGACGGCGGGCGCCATCAGCATTGACGATCAGGACATCAGATCGGTGACAGCGACCAGTCTGCGCGAGGCCATTGGCGTGGTGCCGCAAGACACCGTGCTGTTCAATGCCAGCATTGGTTACAACATTCATTATGGGCGGCTGGCTGCGAGTGCGGACGAGGTCTGGAAGGCCGCTGAAAGTGCCAAGATTGACACTTTCATAAAATCACTACCGGGCGGGCTTGCAACCGAGGTTGGCGAGCGCGGGTTAAAACTGTCAGGAGGAGAAAAACAGCGGGTGGCGATTGCAAGGACAGTTCTAAAAGGGCCGCCAATCCTTATTTTGGATGAGGCGACATCATCGCTGGACACAAAAACAGAGCAGGACATAAATCAGGCGCTGGACCGTGTTTCCAGAGGGCGCACTGCGGTTATTATCGCGCACCGGCTATCGACGATTGTGAACGCCGATGAAATCATCGTGCTGGATCAAGGACGTATTGCCGAGCGTGGGACGCACAGAAACCTGATGGCTAAAAAAGGCCTTTATCAAAAAATGTGGAGCCGTCAGCAGGCGGTTCAGCAGGTTGAAGAAAAGCTGCAGAGCCTAAGCTAG